AAAAGACTATGATAAGGAAGAAATAATAGCTCAACGATTGCAAGGCGTTGGAAGCGCCTTCATGCACGCCCAACCGCTTCAATAAAATCCCCATCAGCACTCGGCTTAAATAACGAGCCAGCGTAACGCCCGCAATTAGATAAATAAGCGCGATGACGCCTTTGCGCACCGTGAAGGCGTTCTTGCCTTCCTCTCCTTCCCCGAACGTCTTCCCGTAATCCAGAACGGCGTTGATCTTGAGCCATACGTATTGCCAAACTTCCTTGAATGACCACGTCTTCGTTTCCTGCTCGATTTCGCTCAGCAGTTTGTTATAGAGGCGTCGAGTGCCTTCGATGCGGGACAGGTTATCGTTGATATCATTAATTTTTTGTTGATAAAGGTCTTGTTGCTTTTTCAAAAATTTGGTTACGTCGGCGTCGTCCTTGAAACGTTCGATCTTTTCGTTCAACGTTACTTGATCTTTTCGCACGTTGGACATTTCGGAACTGCGCCGCCGTTCCGCCGATTGCAGACTATCAAGGCTGTTTTGGCTTTCACTGCGCCATTTCTCCAACTGCTGGATCGCAGCGTTGCGGTTGACGACGTCGAAACGGCGCTGCCAGATTTCTTCTCGATCCTTTAACCACCCTAGGCGCCGCGCGCAGAGATCCACTCGATCTTGATAAAGATCGCGCTCGTATTGCCGGGCGTTGATTTCCTCTCTCAGAGCGATGGATTCGGGCGCTTTGGCGAAACGTTCCTGCGCTCCTTGAAGCAGTTTCTCCGCCGTTTCTCGTTTCGTATCGGCATCTTTTTGTAATTTTTCTAAATTCGCCCGTTCTTCCGCAAGACGATCCTTCTGATCCTTTAAATCTTTGGGTAGAAAAAGGGCCTTGCCGCCAATCCACTTCACCCGCTCGCGCAGAAATTCCAAATTTTTTTCGTAAATCGCCTTCGACGCCGCTTGATTCTGTCCTTCCAAATCGCGCAGGACGATCATTTCCTGAGCGGCGCGGCTATCGAAAAGCGCCGTCCGCAGTTTGGCGGTCAAGATAGCCGTCTGCACTGGATCGCTGGCTTTGTCCAACGCCTCCTTGGCGAGAATTCGAGCCTTCTCTTTATCGTCGTATTGCTTTTTCGCCTGATCCTTATTGTCTTGGTTTAATTTGATGGCGGCTTGGACGTCGGTGGCTTTATCCACTTCCACTTGCAGTTCATCGCGCAGATTGTCAAACAATAAATAGGAATATGGCGGCTTCTCTACCGGCCCTTTCGCCTTCAACTGCGCCATTTTCTCGTCCAACTGGGTTTGGTTAGAGGCCAGCGCCGCTGCCTGTTTGATAGCGCTGTTCTGTTGGCCGAGGAGAGAATCGATGCGTTCCAACAGCTGCAATAGCTGCTTTTGCTGTTCGACGATTTCCGGCGGAACCGCTTCCGGCGTAACGTCCGCCACCGGCGCCTTGGCGGGTTCGAGCGCTTTTCGCGCATTCTCGATCAGCGGAGCCAGTTCCGCCCGCTTGGAGGCTATTTTTTCTTCCGTCAATTTATCTTCGTCGGAAGCCGTAGCCGTAGCCGCCTGTGGAACGGCGGCGGGAGCGCTCGTTTCCTGTGCGGCGAAGGCGGGAAGGGAAGGGGCCGTCCAGAGGGAAAACGACAGCATTAATAGGCGAAAAGCCAGGTTGATTTTAGGAGTATGATTATTACTTATCGTCATAATAAAAACCTCAACGTTTTCAAAGCATATTTGTAGGATGGGTCGCGTCGTTGGACCCATCATTATTGCATTATATCTATAAATGCTGATAGAATTTTCCGTCTGGATTTATGAGTCAAAAAATGCGATCCTTCCTAAGAGGATAAGGAATTGCGCAAGGTAATCTCACCACCCTCTCTGCTTGCTGTTCTTGTCGAAAAATTCTTCGCCGCGATAGATATCTCCAGCGGAGGTCAAGCCGTTGGAGGCGTCGAAGTAATGACCCGACAGCCAGCCCGCCGCTGGAACCCAATAACTGACGTTAAGGTATTTCTTGTCCGGTCCGCAACTGCCGATCTTCCATGTGGAGTTTCGCCACGCCTTGTACCAATCGTGATTGGGATCGCCGGTATAGCCGTGAAATTTTGCCGTGCCGTAGTCGAACGTAAGGGGGCCGTTCTCTCCGCCTAGCCGGAAGCCCAATGAGGCGGTCAATTCCGGTACGTCCTCCGCCTGGAATACGTCCCCCAGGATCGAACTCATATACGCCGTCGGCGTCGTCAATTGGGAATACGCTTTCGCCCATCCCCAATGCGCCTCGCCGGGATTGCCGTCAAACGGCGGATGGTTTTGGTCGAGACGGTAAAGAGCGAGGGCGGTGGACAGGGATTTCAAGTCGGACTCCACCCGCGCCAGTTTCGCCCGGATTTGGGCGTTGATGAAATTGGGAACGGCGATGGCGGCGAGAATACCAATGATAGCGACGACGATCAGCAGTTCGATTAAAGTAAAACCCTTCCTCATATAACCAATCCCCCTTATGACCTTCGTTTATTCTTTAGGATAGCCTATAAAACGTTCGATCGCTATTAAAATATCGAAAAAACGAAAAAGGAATTCGTTGGGCAAACGATTGTTCGCCTAGTACTCTTAAAAGAATCGAAACGAGCAGAAATTGCGCGCTTTCGCCGTGCGCATAATTGCATGGAGTTGACCTTAGATGAATAATTAACGATCTTTATAGTTGTTTATCGACCTGATTTGGCCTCAAAAAACCAGAAATCGTCAAAAAAAACAAAAAAAATTAAAATTTCTTTATTTATCGCCTTATCAAGACGGAAAAAATTTTATAAAATTCGCTTGTACGAGTTCATTTTTCATTTATCGAGGTATTGCGATGAATCTGTCCGCGAAAAAAGCTTTTACTTTGATCGAACTCCTTATCGTCGTCGCTATTATCGGCGTGCTTGCCGCCATCGCCGTCCCCAACTTCCTGAACGCGCAGTTGCGCGCCAAAGTCGCCCGCACGGCGGCGGAAATGCGCAATATCGGAACCGCCTTCGGCGCCTATTCCGCCGATCACGGCGATTTCCCTTTGGGCATCATCACCTTCCTTAGTCCTCGCGAAGCCCACAGTTGGGGATTTTTACCCGAATGCCTTACCACGCCCATTCCATATATGAGCACTTTGCCCATGGACGAGTTCAATATCGGCTATAGGATTTACGGTCAAAAAGATCCGACCGGGCCGGATAAGAAAAACAATCCCCACGCCCGCTACCGCACCGCCCGCAAAAAACCTTACACGGGTCCCGGCGCGGGCAGCACCCCCGAAGCATGGCTGGCGGGCTGGAATAATATGATGAAGAAAACCGGCATCGACGGCGATTATATCCTCACCAGCCCCGGCGTAGATAAAGTAGAAGACATTCTTCCCGCTTATAATCCCCATCCTTATGACTCCAGCAACGGATTGCTGAGTTCCGGGGATATCGTTTACTGTCCTGGTGGAATATCGGGTTTGTAATTCCATTCTTTTTCCTTTCCGGCTTTAAATCTTCCTTAGCGAAGATTAAAAACACATCGATCATGGGAGGTAATGAGTATGTTTCGAACCGTAATTTTATGTCTTACCCTGGTATTCGCCCTCGGCGCGCAAAGCCAGACCATCGTCGAAGACTTTTTCACGCCGGATGGCGGCACTTCACCCATCACTCTCAATGGCGGCCAGAAATGCGCCCAACGCTTCACGGCGACTCTGCCTTTTGAAGGCGTGCTAGTGAACGGACCGACGTGGAGCGTCAGCGGCGAAAAAGGCATGACGATCCGCTTGTATAAGTGGAACGTCAATTACGATACTACTGTCGCCCAAACCCCCATCGCCGTCAGCGTTTTGGTCAACCTGAACGACAACGATTGGTTCCTCTGCGCCGCCCCTGCGGAACTGCCTCCAGGCGAATATCTCTGGGAAGCCTCGGAGCCGACGAATTCCAATCCCAACGCCACGGACCCCTTCCAAATCGGCTGCTGGCGCTATGACGGCAGCAAATACACCGGCGGCGAAGCCTATTTCAACGGCGTTCCCTATGGCGAAGCGGCCATCGAATGGGAACGTTATTATGCCACCGACCAGACGGGAACTTGGACTCCCTACGCTTTTTCCAATGCGGACAATCCCACTTTGGCTCAAAGTTTCTTGGCGCCTTACGAATTCCAGGCTGTCGGCCTCGCCAGCCCCACCTGGAACGGCTCCGGCGCGGGTTACCGTATGCTTCTCTACAAGTGGAACACTGATTACGAAACTACCGTAGCGCAGACGCCCATCGCCGAACAAACATTCACGAACCTGTCCGACAACGCCCGCAACGAATTGATACTTAAGGCTCCAGCTGCCTCCGGGCGCTATCTGTTGGTTACCGATCAACCCGTGCGCGGAACCGGTAATGTCGGCCATTGGGGATGGGCCGATTCCAGCTGGTGGGATGACGAGAACGTCGCTTACGCCGACGGCGAAATCGTAACCACCTTCCCCAGCTACGACTTTTTCCTCGGCACGCCATCAGCGGAAGCTGTAGGCAAGGATTTCGCTTCCCGTTCCGTCACCGGCGTAGCCACCGGTATTCGCGCCTGGGAACTGTATTAATCGCATAAATTCTCATTCGGAAATGGGGGAAACGGTCGCGCAACGGCATCGATCGTTTCCCCTTCTGTTTTTTCATTCATCATTCATCATTCATCATTCATCATTCATCATTTGTATAATGCCATTGATTTTTCCGCCGTCTCCATGTTAAAGATTAACTCATGTTACGCGCACTTATTAAGTTGAAGCAGTCAATTAGAATCGCCGTTTCGAATCACGAAGACACGATATGAAAAAGAAAAACACGAAAAAAAAGAAAATAACAATACTGTTGGCGAAAGGGATCGCGCCGTGAAAAGGTTTTTTCCGTGGAATCCAAAAGAACTTGATTTCCGTGATTCTAAAATTTCGTGGAATTTGTGCCTTTTCATGGTTTCGTGATTCAATAACGCAAAAAAATGACGCCCTTCCTGCTCTTTTGCACGGTTCTTCTACTTGGCGTTGAAATTCCAACGCCGAAAGCGAAAAAACATTGGCTGCGTAGCATGAGTTACTAAATCGTATGGGAGAAAACGAACGAATATCATGACCAAGAATAAGGAAAATTCCGGAAAGTTAGGCGTACTCATCATCGGCTGCGGCGAAGTCTCCACTCAGCACATCGCCGCCTTTCAAGAGAATCCCCATACGGCTATTCGCGCCCTTTGCGGACGCGCGCGCGAAAGTTGCGATAAACGGGCGGCGGATGCGAATTTGAAAGACGTTGGAATCTACACGGACTACGAAGAAGCCTTGAAGCATCCCGGCGTCGATATCGTTTCCGTCTGCACGCCCCATCATCTCCACTGCGAACACGTCCTGGCGGCGGCGGAAGCGGGAAAGCATATCGTCATCGAGAAGCCCGCCGGCAACAGCCTCGAAGAATTGCGCGAGATGCGCCAGGCAGTGGAAAAAGCAGGCGTCAAAACCATCGTCAGTTTCGTCCTGCGCTGGAATCCCCTCTTCGAGACGCTCAAGCGCCTCATCGCCGACGACGCCTTCGGCCGCGTCTACTACGCCGAAACGGATTACCAGCATTACCTTTCCACCGTCTGGGGCAGTTGGAAATACGGCTGCCGCAAAGACCTGGGCGTCAGCGCCTTTCTCGTCGCGGGCTGCCACGCCGTGGACGCCCTGCGCTGGTTCGCCGCTCCTGGAATTCATGAAGCCGCCCGCGCCGTGGAAGTTTTCGCCATGTCCGGCGGCTATCGCAAAGGCCGGACGGACGAGTTGGACGCCGCCACCGGTAAAATGCGCCGGGGCGTTCCCCCCATGGAATACGACGGCCTCGAAGTCGCCCTCGTCCGTTTCGAGAACGGCGCGATCGGCAAAGTTTCCGTCAATTTCGATTGTATCCGCCCTTACGGCTTTCCCATCGAAATCTTCGGCGATAAAGGTTCCGTCAAAGACAATAAAATCTGGTCGCATAAATTCTACGGCCAGACGGATTGGATTGAGATTCCCACCATCTGCCCCGACAGCGGCGCCGTGACCCATCATCCCTTCCAAGCGCAAATGGATCATTTCATTGATTGCATTCTGAACGATCGGGAATCCCACTGCAATCTCGCCGACGCTTATCATACGCACGAAATCGTCTTCGCCATCGAAGAATGCTATAAAACCGGAGCGCCGGTG
The Candidatus Omnitrophota bacterium genome window above contains:
- a CDS encoding mechanosensitive ion channel domain-containing protein, which translates into the protein MTISNNHTPKINLAFRLLMLSFSLWTAPSLPAFAAQETSAPAAVPQAATATASDEDKLTEEKIASKRAELAPLIENARKALEPAKAPVADVTPEAVPPEIVEQQKQLLQLLERIDSLLGQQNSAIKQAAALASNQTQLDEKMAQLKAKGPVEKPPYSYLLFDNLRDELQVEVDKATDVQAAIKLNQDNKDQAKKQYDDKEKARILAKEALDKASDPVQTAILTAKLRTALFDSRAAQEMIVLRDLEGQNQAASKAIYEKNLEFLRERVKWIGGKALFLPKDLKDQKDRLAEERANLEKLQKDADTKRETAEKLLQGAQERFAKAPESIALREEINARQYERDLYQDRVDLCARRLGWLKDREEIWQRRFDVVNRNAAIQQLEKWRSESQNSLDSLQSAERRRSSEMSNVRKDQVTLNEKIERFKDDADVTKFLKKQQDLYQQKINDINDNLSRIEGTRRLYNKLLSEIEQETKTWSFKEVWQYVWLKINAVLDYGKTFGEGEEGKNAFTVRKGVIALIYLIAGVTLARYLSRVLMGILLKRLGVHEGASNALQSLSYYFFLIIVFLLTLNAINIPMAAFTFLGGALAIGVGFGSQNILNNFISGLILLIERPIRAGDIIEYEGSCGSVVSIGARCTRIMMFDNIDLLIPNSKLLENKVVNLTLSDKIVRTGVKVGAAYGSDVRDVLRLMKKAVDEHGLILRKPEPFVTFSDFGDNALLFEVRFWVEMNVKTNRLIVESDVRHRIYNLFNDAGIAIAFPQRDIHLDTVRPLEVRWFSESAKTPAE
- a CDS encoding prepilin-type N-terminal cleavage/methylation domain-containing protein, which gives rise to MRKGFTLIELLIVVAIIGILAAIAVPNFINAQIRAKLARVESDLKSLSTALALYRLDQNHPPFDGNPGEAHWGWAKAYSQLTTPTAYMSSILGDVFQAEDVPELTASLGFRLGGENGPLTFDYGTAKFHGYTGDPNHDWYKAWRNSTWKIGSCGPDKKYLNVSYWVPAAGWLSGHYFDASNGLTSAGDIYRGEEFFDKNSKQRGW
- a CDS encoding type II secretion system protein, coding for MNLSAKKAFTLIELLIVVAIIGVLAAIAVPNFLNAQLRAKVARTAAEMRNIGTAFGAYSADHGDFPLGIITFLSPREAHSWGFLPECLTTPIPYMSTLPMDEFNIGYRIYGQKDPTGPDKKNNPHARYRTARKKPYTGPGAGSTPEAWLAGWNNMMKKTGIDGDYILTSPGVDKVEDILPAYNPHPYDSSNGLLSSGDIVYCPGGISGL
- a CDS encoding Gfo/Idh/MocA family oxidoreductase gives rise to the protein MTKNKENSGKLGVLIIGCGEVSTQHIAAFQENPHTAIRALCGRARESCDKRAADANLKDVGIYTDYEEALKHPGVDIVSVCTPHHLHCEHVLAAAEAGKHIVIEKPAGNSLEELREMRQAVEKAGVKTIVSFVLRWNPLFETLKRLIADDAFGRVYYAETDYQHYLSTVWGSWKYGCRKDLGVSAFLVAGCHAVDALRWFAAPGIHEAARAVEVFAMSGGYRKGRTDELDAATGKMRRGVPPMEYDGLEVALVRFENGAIGKVSVNFDCIRPYGFPIEIFGDKGSVKDNKIWSHKFYGQTDWIEIPTICPDSGAVTHHPFQAQMDHFIDCILNDRESHCNLADAYHTHEIVFAIEECYKTGAPVRLPL